One region of Miscanthus floridulus cultivar M001 chromosome 19, ASM1932011v1, whole genome shotgun sequence genomic DNA includes:
- the LOC136525827 gene encoding putative 12-oxophytodienoate reductase 5, with product MNFDHSNDRTDKYGGSLENRCRFAVEVIDAIVREVGAHRVGIRLSPFVDFVDCVDSDPMALGHYMIQQLNKHEGFLYCHMVEPRMAIVDGRRQIPHRLLLFRKAFNGTFIAAGGYDREEGNKVVPEGYADLVAYGRLFLANPDLPKRFELNAPLNKYDRSAFYTQDPVVGYTDYPFLEDGSDNDESSSQA from the coding sequence ATGAACTTCGATCATTCTAATGACCGCACCGACAAGTACGGCGGTAGCCTGGAGAATCGGTGCCGCTTCGCCGTGGAGGTCATCGACGCCATTGTCCGCGAGGTGGGCGCGCACCGCGTGGGCATCAGGCTATCGCCGTTTGTTGACTTCGTGGATTGCGTGGATTCCGATCCTATGGCGCTTGGCCACTACATGATCCAGCAGCTCAACAAGCACGAGGGTTTTCTCTACTGCCACATGGTGGAACCTCGAATGGCGATCGTCGACGGCCGCAGGCAGATCCCTCACAGGCTCTTGCTGTTCCGAAAGGCGTTTAACGGCACGTTTATCGCTGCTGGCGGATACGATCGGGAGGAAGGCAACAAGGTAGTGCCAGAAGGCTATGCTGACCTTGTTGCATATGGAAGACTCTTCTTGGCTAACCCGGACCTGCCTAAGAGGTTCGAGTTGAATGCGCCACTGAACAAGTATGACCGCTCTGCCTTCTACACGCAAGATCCTGTTGTTGGCTACACGGATTACCCTTTCCTTGAAGACGGCAGCGATAA